In the genome of Columba livia isolate bColLiv1 breed racing homer chromosome 1, bColLiv1.pat.W.v2, whole genome shotgun sequence, the window TTTTCAGTACCCCTCTGGAGGCAGATCACAACACCTTGTACTTCTATATGGAAGAAAGCTTTCCGAAAGTCGGGCCTGGTCTTTAAACGGCGATGTTTGAGCACCCCAGATTAATTGTAATGCCTGAAAAACAGAACTTGGGAACCCTTGTTTTCCAACAATTTTTATGCTTCTTGCTGCTGTCAAAGTGGGGGGTGCTTTTATTAACTGTTGTAAagtgatttttgcttttgttttcaccaGGCTCCATGAGGCCCGCTCAGGAGATATTTGCAATGCATGTGTCCTTTTGgtgaaaagatggaaaaaattgCCAGCAGGATCAAAAAAAAACTGGAATCACGTTAGTCaactatttatttcttctccaccccaaaacaaacTCATCCCTGTCTTTAGTCCATCCTGCTAGAGAGGGACATGCTGGCAAGGGTTTGGGATTTATTGTTTCCATCACACTCTCCCTCCCCATCCTCAGCATCTCTAAACCCTTCCTGAAGTATTTCCTGTTACATGGCTTTTATCTGTCACTTGCACCTTTGCCTTACGTGCAGATGGTGATTGTGCAAGCCCAGGATGGAGTCACAGGCTAATATACCTTGTAATTCCTTGTTTTCACAAGCTCATAACTTTGTCCAAAAGTCTCCTATGATATTCAAAACATGTCAGATTTGGCCTCTGTCCAAAATTGgttgctctttttttgttttggtttggtttttttaatagtttgaaCAAGCAAGGTGACTTGCTCAGGCAACACATAAATCAATGTTGTTTAGTCAGATAATTACAATGACTAATATCTTGCAGCTATTCCCCCTCATATATTCTGTTTTGATACATCTAATTCAGTTTAGGCCTAAGGCTGGGAAGATGAGCAGGAttctttgtgtattttataACCTTTATTCTGGAAGCGTTGATGGTAATGAGAGCCAGAACTATGGTTATTACTACCACTAGCTTTATTCAGAAGTTAcattgatgattttttttttttaaatgccaggGCAAATGCTTGGCAGACACTCTGAACTGAACCTGTATTGGCTTAAATAACTATTTTACACTAATCCGAATTTGtcaaaaatatgaagaagtCAAAAGTTGAACTGaatatgctttttaaatgaGTTTGCTGCCTTTTCCTACAGATTCAGCCTCTTGCAAACCTGATTTAAATGAACCATATGAGTATTGGTGCACAGAACTGCCTTGGTTTAACTGAATTGGTTTTGAACACCTTCAGCTAAGTCAGTACAGGTACCTTGGCTAGAGCAATACCTCAGCATGATGCAGAAGTATTATGCatgcattttctgtgttgtaGGTGGTAGATGCCAGGGCTGGACCCAGTCTTAAAACAACATTGaaaccaaagaaaatgaaaactctgTCTGGAAGCAGAATAAAGAGCAATCAAATCAGCAAACTGCAAAAGGAATTCAAGCGGCACAGTAAGTAGATCCAAAGAGAATTCTGGCAATAAACTTTGGCCTCCCCTAATATAGCTTCCTGTTAACTGGCCAAGCTGAATCACCATCTAGATTCAACTATGTGCTCACACATTTGGGCACTCCCTGTTTTCACAACTTCTCATCCTCCTCCTGGGGCTTGGGGTGGAAGAGCTTGTGTGCAGGGTGGGCTGTGAGAGAGGGGTGGGGAAATGGCAAGGGGGGAGTAGGAAGCCTGGCTTAAAAATGTAGGTAGCTGTAGCTTATGCCCCACACTTGAACGATGTGTTTCTGGAAAGAACTTCTTGGACAAGACCCTAATTGAAACTGAAGTTGGAAGAGGTTTCCTCCTGCCCTCAGTAACGCACTATGGCCGTTTTCAGCACAGTTCTGTTGATACCACTGTCAGTCTTTTTATTCCACATGTGTTTTCAACCCAGGCTTTCTATTTAGCCTAGATTTCCCCCCCTTTAAACTCCTACCACATTTCCTTTGTACAGTTTCCTTACACCTTCCTCTGCTGGTCTCGATTTCTCGATTTCTTTCCAGTAGCACTCCTCAAATAGATTTGGATTCATAGCTTTCCAACAAAGCCATCTGCCAGTTATGCTCTAAATATATGTCAGTACTTTAGGTTTTTCATCTAAAGTAAACCAGCCTTTTAACTGTTCCTTGACTTggtcttctctctctttcaatTATCCTACCTGACCTGAAGGAGAAGCTCTCCAAAGAGTCAGTAAAGGCCCTGACCCAAAGAGCTCGTGTCTCCTTATTCAACGTGCTGTAGTTAACCTAATAGTGCTAGTGCAGGTGCCAGAAACTGTAACTAAAAGGTAGGCTAGTACACCCTCTGTTAAGGTTTGTGTCTGCACTGGAGTCCATAGTTCATAGTCTCGATCCAGCAAGAGCTCAGTACTGCCTAAGCCATTGCACTGATGAGAAGAGCTTTGCAAGACTTCAACTGGATGGGTAAGAAAGGAGATTTACAGTGAGAGAGAACATGCTAGGTGTGAAGCACAGACCCCCATCATCTTCAAGGATCTTCCGGTGATTCCAGAACAGGACTAGGATGTTGGCTGAAGCATGGCCTGTGCAGGCCATGTTTGAGGGCCAGGAACTGAAGCCTGATGATCCTGAACTACTTTCCAGTCTCTTGTGTACAAGCACCCCCTCCAGTTCTGAGGTCTCTCTCTCAAATGCTGACAGATAGTCTCTCTATTGGAACTGGCAGAGGCAAGTGAAAAATGGGTTGCTGTTActagttttttcttcttaattaaaAGCATTCTGTATCTCTGTTCCCAATCTGCATGTGACCGTTTACAAGTCAGGAAGAGGACAAGTCATCGGATGCATGTCCTGATTgttgcatttcttctttctcccgcAGATTCTGATGCCCACAGCACCACTTCCAGTGCCTCCCCAGCTCAGTCGCCCTGCTACAGTAACCAGTCTGACGATGGctcagacacagagatgagcgCTGGGTCCAGCAGAACAccagttttttcctttttagatCTCACATACTGGAAAAGGTAAATAGCAACAGAATATTCGCTCACTGCAGACAGCAATTTACATACACGGTGCTGGATTCTGCTTCTTCAGgaattttctgctgctgaactttaatttgttttaaggATATAATTTAAGCCGCAGAGTATTATACAGTATCTGCCTTTGGAAAGAAATGACATGTGTTTAAGACATTTTCCTCTGTCTCCTTGCAGATCCCTAAAAACTAATACAGTTGCTAGttgctggaaaatatttttgcgTTTTTGGGAGTGACAGATAATATTCCTGACTGTTGTTATCTTGTCTGAAAACTGCACTGTAGACGTGATGCGTTACCAAGTACAATAGTGCTCTCAGCTTGCCAGCAAAACAGCATTTGATTTGGTTGACCTGTGATGgtagtaattaaaataaaaagtctggAGTGGGAGGAAACCTACAAGATTTTCTGGGAGCTGATGAGCTTGTTATCTTTTATTGCTTGTTGTGACACAGTAATCCCTTGTTTAGCTAATTGCTCTCTTGAGATTGTTCTGACTTTGTTGCATCCTCTCAAATAGTGTTTGCAAGTGCACTGTATTCAAGGTTAGTTCAGCCCAGATAGTTGTTTGAAACTTCTGGGAAGCAAAATGGGAGACTTAGTTTTGTGCAGACATGGGTTTGGTGGtgggttgtgttttttggtttggtttgttttttttccca includes:
- the SINHCAF gene encoding SIN3-HDAC complex-associated factor isoform X1 yields the protein MARICGHSWEEKMFGFHKPKMYRSIEGCCICRAKSSSSRFTDSKRYEKDFQNCFGLHEARSGDICNACVLLVKRWKKLPAGSKKNWNHVVDARAGPSLKTTLKPKKMKTLSGSRIKSNQISKLQKEFKRHNSDAHSTTSSASPAQSPCYSNQSDDGSDTEMSAGSSRTPVFSFLDLTYWKRQKVCCGIIYKGRFGEVLIDTHLFKPCCSNKKSATEKPEQEGPQSPAISTQEEW
- the SINHCAF gene encoding SIN3-HDAC complex-associated factor isoform X2, whose translation is MFGFHKPKMYRSIEGCCICRAKSSSSRFTDSKRYEKDFQNCFGLHEARSGDICNACVLLVKRWKKLPAGSKKNWNHVVDARAGPSLKTTLKPKKMKTLSGSRIKSNQISKLQKEFKRHNSDAHSTTSSASPAQSPCYSNQSDDGSDTEMSAGSSRTPVFSFLDLTYWKRQKVCCGIIYKGRFGEVLIDTHLFKPCCSNKKSATEKPEQEGPQSPAISTQEEW